In Chelmon rostratus isolate fCheRos1 chromosome 9, fCheRos1.pri, whole genome shotgun sequence, the following proteins share a genomic window:
- the rnf20 gene encoding E3 ubiquitin-protein ligase BRE1A — MSGQKRPADPSGSSSSGAPPEKRREREGEDGGAGVSAAAGGSTAVETVIKLGGVSNSEEQDIKALQAKNRKLGEALDQRQVIEDELRERIERLETRQATDDASLLILNRYWNQFDENIQLTIRRYDQASSEPEKSVAGEGRSLKPETPEPDGDSNQERAKDRGQQGEAANSFLATLASSSSEEMEAELQERVESSQKQANHVVEIYECLRSTVDQLKTGLDSGAEGGQWQVASKLNSLLTSENERLQQLTEDLKQKHSHMTSESRSLGRAANKADQRVSELQVLIEELQWDMEKIRRRENRLNAHLIEILERVNSKGYKVCGEASSVCGTITINKRKFEEMNSEMEENTELADNRLIELQKLQQDLQNVHQENNSMKAELLSRAEGLVKETSEYRCLQSQFSVLYNESLILKAQLDETRARLNTTRTARLRQLEHMENDEVALQRKVRTEVFQLEDTLAQVRKEYEMLRIEFEQTLAANEQAGPINREMRHLISTLQTHNQQMKGEVVKYKIRLRETQAELNQVRASKGNAILQSQSSTEMDVKDETTSPSTPAISGEPVIKMEPDNGSSTPSSTGASVKTEPGVEPEATVKEEEKEEKKEKEEKKEKDMIKKEEKDREREKEKEKERERPTRSGGSSGVIKEEKEKPGSSSQPEESAGERLSMVGGSKRKEMEQLKIVRAELKKAQESQREMKLLLDMYRSAPKEQRDKVQLMAAEKKSKSEGEELRQRLRELEERERREGKKMADEEALRKIRSVEEQIDILNKKLSIAKQEEDALLSEMDVTGQAFEDMQEQNIRLMQQLREKDDANFKLMSERIKSNQIHKLLKEEKEELADQLLTLKTQVDAQLQVVRKLEEKERLLQGTISTAERELALRTQALDMNKRKAQDSALLSEEVRTQLEQVQQRLNLVREEVVENSISREKESFNARRAQEDISKLRRKIEKAKKPAEKISNGDDILNEEINDYKARLTCPCCNSRVKDAVLTKCFHVFCFECVKTRYDTRQRKCPKCNAAFGANDFHRIYIG; from the exons ATGTCGGGACAGAAGCGTCCTGCCGACCCCAGCGGTTCCTCGTCCTCCGGTGCGCCCCCAGAGAAgcggagggagagggaaggagaggacgGAGGAGCTGGTGTCAGCGCCGCTGCCGGGGGGAGCACCGCGGTGGAGACGGTCATCAAACTGGGAGGAGTATCCAACTCA GAAGAGCAAGACATCAAAGCTCTGCAGGCTAAGAACCGGAAGTTGGGAGAAGCTCTTGATCAAAGACAA GTGATTGAGGATGAATTACGAGAGCGAATTGAGAGACTGGAGACCCGCCAGGCCACTGATGATGCTAGTCTGCTGATCCTCAACAGATACTGGAACCAG TTTGATGAAAACATTCAACTGACCATCAGGCGTTATGACCAAGCCAGCAGCGAACCTGAGAAATCTGTGGCAGGTGAAGGACGGAGCCTCAAGCCAGAAACTCCAGAGCCTGATGGCGACTCCAACCAGGAGAGGGCCAAGGACAGAG GCCAACAGGGAGAGGCGGCCAACTCCTTCCTGGCCACGCTGgcgagcagcagcagtgaggagatGGAGGCTGAGCTACAGGAGAGGGTGGAGTCCAGCCAGAAGCAGGCCAACCATGTGGTGGAGATCTATGAGTGTCTGAGGAGCACGGTGGACCAACTGAAGACGGGGCTGGACTCTGGAGCTG AGGGTGGTCAATGGCAGGTCGCTTCCAAACTGAACTCCCTCCTGACCAGTGAAAATGAGCGATTGCAACAGCTGACTGAGGACCTCAAGCAGAAGCACAGTCACATGACAAGCGAG TCCCGGTCTCTGGGTCGCGCAGCTAACAAAGCAGACCAGCGTGTCAGCGAGCTGCAGGTTCTGATCGAGGAGCTCCAGTGGGACATGGAGAAGATCCGCCGCCGAGAGAACAGACTGAATGCACACCTGATCGAGATACTGGAGAGG GTTAACAGCAAAGGCTATAAGGTGTGTGGGGAGGCCAGCAGCGTTTGTGGGACCATCACCATTAACAAGAGGAAG TTTGAAGAAATGAAcagtgagatggaggagaacACGGAACTGGCAGACAACCGCCTCATCGAgctgcagaagctgcagcaggacctgCAGAATGTGCACCAAGAGAACAACAGCATGAAG GCGGAGCTGCTGAGTCGGGCTGAGGGTTTGGTAAAAGAGACTTCTGAGTATCGCTGTCTGCAGTCGCAGTTTTCTGTGCTCTACAACGAGTCTCTGATCCTCAAGGCCCAGTTAGATGAGACACGCGCTCGTCTCAACACCACCAGGACGGCACGACTCAGACAGCTGGAGCACATGGAG AATGATGAGGTGGCTCTGCAGAGGAAGGTTCGTACAGAGGTGTTCCAGCTGGAGGACACACTGGCTCAGGTCAGGAAGGAGTATGAGATGTTGCGCATCGAATTCGAGCAGACTCTTGCTGCCAACGAGCAAGCAG GTCCCATCAATAGGGAGATGCGTCACCTGATCAGCACACTGCAAACCCACAACCAGCAGATGAAGGGAGAGGTGGTGAAGTACAAGATcagactgagagagacacaAGCTGAGCTCAACCAG GTCCGCGCCTCAAAGGGCAATGCCATCCTCCAATCGCAGTCGAGTACAGAGATGGACGTGAAGGATGAGACAACCTCTCCTTCAACCCCAGCCATCTCTGGGGAACCAGTGATCAAGATGGAGCCCGACAACGGCTCCTCCACACCCAGCAGCACTG gAGCCTCTGTGAAAACAGAGCCTGGAGTAGAGCCAGAGGCGACagtaaaagaggaggagaaagaggagaagaaagagaaggaggaaaagaaagaaaaagacatgatcaagaaagaggaaaaagacagagagcgggagaaagagaaggaaaaagagagagagaggccgaCCCGCAGTGGGGGGAGCAGCGGTGTGataaaggaagagaaggagaagccAGGGAGCAGCAGCCAGCCTGAGGAGTCGGCCGGGGAGCGCCTCTCTATGGTCGGAGGGTcaaagaggaaggagatggAGCAGCTGAAGATTGTCCGGGCAGAACTCAA GAAAGCCCAGGAGTCGCAGAGGgagatgaagctgctgctggacatgtATCGCTCAGCACCAAAGGAACAGAGGGACAAAGTCCAGCTCATGGCTGCAGAGAAGAAGTCCAAGTCAGAG GGAGAGGAGCTGCGGCAGAGgctgagggagctggaggagagggagaggagggagggcaaGAAAATGGCAGATGAAGAGGCTCTGAGGAAGATCCGCTCTGTGGAGGAGCAGATCGACATCCTCAACAAGAAGCTCTCCATCGCGAAACAG gaggaggacgcACTGCTGAGCGAGATGGACGTGACGGGCCAGGCATTCGAGGACATGCAGGAACAGAACATCCGTCTGATGCAacagctcagagaaaaagacGATGCCAACTTCAAGCTGATGAGCGAGCGGATCAAGTCCAACCAGATCCACAAGCTgctgaaagaggagaaggaggagctggCCGACCAACTGCTCACTTTGAAAACTCAG GTCGATGCGCAGCTGCAGGTGGTGAGGAAGCTTGAGGAAAAGGAGCGCCTCCTGCAGGGCACCATCAGCACTGCTGAGAGAGAGTTGGCACTTCGGACGCAAGCTTTGGACATGAATAAACGCAAG GCTCAGGACTCAGCGTTGCTGTCGGAGGAGGTGCGAACTCAGCTGGAGCAGGTTCAGCAGAGGCTCAACCTGGTCAGAGAGGAAGTTGTCGAGAACAGCATCTCCAGGGAGAAAGAGTCCTTTAACGCCCGAAGAGCACag GAGGACATCTCCAAACTCAGAAGAAAGATCGAGAAGGCCAAGAAACCAGCTGAGAAAATCAGCAATGGAGATGACATCCTAAACGAAGAGATCAATGACTATAAG gCCCGTTTAACGTGTCCGTGCTGCAACTCTCGGGTGAAGGATGCGGTGCTGACAAAGTGCTTCCACGTCTTCTGCTTCGAGTGCGTGAAGACACGCTACGACACGCGTCAGAGGAAGTGCCCCAAGTGCAACGCCGCCTTCGGAGCGAACGACTTCCACCGCATTTACATCGGCTAA
- the si:dkey-74k8.3 gene encoding transmembrane protein 109 isoform X2, translating to MAACASGSGRGGGAMARVFLTICVLVLGLAVGWAGAEAEAATGSPPAVTLRTLITGTFQEVQRYAESVVGSGVIRSSAESAVLFLESLLGQENVYTVAMFLEMVIRFLAEGAASGLNVIAVYVTEILRVTGFDASLTLPRFTPEGVTAIAQWGLVALIGYWVLTIVLRLLICVMRRVFWMVKTVLAFWLFGLIVTDKTASADITAVRLGGLVLGWVLLTLLTSGSEKTFAVDHRLSSLESRLKAVEKRKGD from the exons ATGGCCGCTTGTGCGTCTGGCTCTGGGCGCGGCGGAGGTGCCATGGCTCGGGTTTTCCTCACCATCTGCGTGCTGGTGCTCGGGTTGGCGGTGGGCTGGGCTGGAGCCGAGGCTGAGGCGGCCACGGGGAGCCCACCGGCGGTCACCCTGCGCACTCTGATCACCGGAACCTTCCAGGAGGTCCAGCGTTACGCGGAGTCGGTGGTTGGAAGCGGCGTGATCCGGTCATCTGCTGAG AGTGCAGTGTTGTTTCTTGAGTCATTGCTTGGTCAGGAGAACGTCTATACGGTGGCCATG TTTTTGGAGATGGTGATCCGATTTCTGGCTGAAGGAGCTGCCAGCGGCCTGAACGTCATCGCTGTTTACGTCACAGAGATCCTCAGGGTCACAGGATTTGATG CTTCACTGACGTTGCCCCGCTTCACTCCGGAGGGCGTGACCGCCATCGCCCAGTGGGGTCTGGTGGCTCTCATCGGCTACTGGGTGCTGACCATCGTTCTCCGTTTGTTGATTTGCGTGATGAGGCGAGTGTTCTGGATGGTGAAAACCGTCTTGGCGTTCTGGCTTTTCGGACTGATCGTGACTGACAAGACTGCCAGCGCGGACATCACGGCAGTTCGACTGGGCGGCCTGGTGCTGGGATGGGTTCTGTTGACTCTGCTCACGTCGGGCTCTGAAAAGACTTTTGCCGTGGACCACAGGCTGAGCTCCCTGGAGAGCCGACTGAAGGCagtggagaagaggaaaggggaTTAG
- the si:dkey-74k8.3 gene encoding transmembrane protein 109 isoform X1 yields MAACASGSGRGGGAMARVFLTICVLVLGLAVGWAGAEAEAATGSPPAVTLRTLITGTFQEVQRYAESVVGSGVIRSSAEFLEMVIRFLAEGAASGLNVIAVYVTEILRVTGFDASLTLPRFTPEGVTAIAQWGLVALIGYWVLTIVLRLLICVMRRVFWMVKTVLAFWLFGLIVTDKTASADITAVRLGGLVLGWVLLTLLTSGSEKTFAVDHRLSSLESRLKAVEKRKGD; encoded by the exons ATGGCCGCTTGTGCGTCTGGCTCTGGGCGCGGCGGAGGTGCCATGGCTCGGGTTTTCCTCACCATCTGCGTGCTGGTGCTCGGGTTGGCGGTGGGCTGGGCTGGAGCCGAGGCTGAGGCGGCCACGGGGAGCCCACCGGCGGTCACCCTGCGCACTCTGATCACCGGAACCTTCCAGGAGGTCCAGCGTTACGCGGAGTCGGTGGTTGGAAGCGGCGTGATCCGGTCATCTGCTGAG TTTTTGGAGATGGTGATCCGATTTCTGGCTGAAGGAGCTGCCAGCGGCCTGAACGTCATCGCTGTTTACGTCACAGAGATCCTCAGGGTCACAGGATTTGATG CTTCACTGACGTTGCCCCGCTTCACTCCGGAGGGCGTGACCGCCATCGCCCAGTGGGGTCTGGTGGCTCTCATCGGCTACTGGGTGCTGACCATCGTTCTCCGTTTGTTGATTTGCGTGATGAGGCGAGTGTTCTGGATGGTGAAAACCGTCTTGGCGTTCTGGCTTTTCGGACTGATCGTGACTGACAAGACTGCCAGCGCGGACATCACGGCAGTTCGACTGGGCGGCCTGGTGCTGGGATGGGTTCTGTTGACTCTGCTCACGTCGGGCTCTGAAAAGACTTTTGCCGTGGACCACAGGCTGAGCTCCCTGGAGAGCCGACTGAAGGCagtggagaagaggaaaggggaTTAG
- the LOC121611538 gene encoding uncharacterized protein LOC121611538: MNSKHIVLFTGRRRLNLYSGPCFQSRQMMIVLLLLGACFCVGFSLDEEEYGNTFRWKLHRGARSIEFTRQYHSVATVVWQRGGPSGREDSRQKVIDGYFVLSNLTQKDSGRYIMRDLHRLPLEIKTIGVVANSRSYVRSPGESLSITFDLERSSCNIFFLPKDNHIYERLEIVLQGSLETYMYNHDCNGFTLLKPCGILNEDLSVSCQGHFEVKDSNDNTALVVLLEMEEPEFDTSKIGIGIGVSLAVMSCCTCMRRCCCGKKSSKKDTSETPDAEPAVHYHEYDREPVGPRPEHLSPPSDQNYPAPPSYSPTGPLIHNPPMNVPPSYSEVSAPAEQPDAPALPSMSAAPVLSEPDPQFQLKGMDYPSILGSGSAISDVYCSDKLNFL, translated from the exons ATGAACTCTAAACACATCGTGCTCTTTACTGGTCGACGACGGCTCAACCTGTACTCAGGTCCGTGTTTTCAGTCACGGCAGATGAtgattgtgttgctgttgctgggtgcctgtttttgtgtgg GCTTCTCCTTAGATGAGGAGGAGTACGGGAACACATTCAGGTGGAAGCTGCACAGAGGGGCTCGATCCATCGAGTTCACCCGTCAGTACCACTCGGTTGCGACGGTCGTGTGGCAGCGTGGTGGTCCTTCAGGCAGAGAGGACAGTAGGCAGAAGGTGATAGACGGCTACTTTGTGTTAAGTAATTTAACCCAGAAAGACAGTGGCCGCTACATAATGAGAGACCTTCATCGTTTACCACTGGAAATCAAGACCATTGGAGTTGTAG CAAACTCGAGGTCCTATGTACGGAGTCCTGGTGAAAGCCTCAGTATCACTTTTGATCTAGAACGGAGCTCCTGCAACATTTTCTTCCTCCCAAAAGACAACCATATCTACGAAAGGCTTGAGATAGTTCTTCAAGGCAGCCTGGAGACGTATATGTATAATCATGATTGCAATGGGTTTACTCTGTTAAAGCCATGTGGGATTTTAAATGAGGACCTCTCAGTATCGTGCCAAGGCCACTTTGAGGTCAAAGATTCAAATGACAACACGGCCTTAGTGGTGCTACTGGAAATGGAAG AACCAGAATTTGATACATCTAAAATTGGGATTGGCATTGGTGTTTCCTTGGCTGTAATGTCCTGCTGTACCTGCATGAGGCGCTGCTGTTGTGGCAAGAAGTCCTCCAAAAAGGACACATCTGAGACTCCTGATGCTGAACCTGCTGTGCATTACCATGAG TATGACAGGGAGCCTGTTGGACCGAGGCCAGAGCACCTGAGCCCGCCCTCTGACCAAAACTACCCCGCTCCGCCCTCTTACTCTCCGACTGGCCCGCTG ATACACAACCCTCCTATGAATGTGCCGCCATCTTATTCCGAG gTTTCGGCTCCAGCAGAGCAGCCGGACGCTCCGGCTCTGCCGTCCATGTCTGCCGCCCCCGTCCTCTCTGAGCCTGACCCGCAGTTTCAGCTGAAGGGGATGGACTACCCCTCCATACTCGGGTCGGGCTCGGCTATCAGCGATGTCTATTGCTCAGACAAACTGAACTTCCTCTGA
- the LOC121611590 gene encoding uncharacterized protein LOC121611590 — MLLLYMTVSCVLLGSSAGIQYEEVCYGGNFRLPFDYTPPVFNGQLYFTPSDGGSRRIVMDNGKAQDPRFKVSIGSVQFTDLRERDDGAFSVSFDGNRIFDVISLKILDCVDEIRRNYGDAYRHDVPRQAEYLEFTPLRALDQTKVLWNRTDPQTNRRGRGPVKRNMLEIIGLTQADSGYYNFRKKDNTLLSRILLAVEGTYRRYDATVSKRLFIKNPTAADSWTVTLTPEGETEPRRLINAGQLEWSMSKLFARRITLLRDGIEIYPVESIDSGTFEFRDPQGNLAQTVQVEVVYESAPTFVYVGVGVGIVFAVIFCCCCVRKCCCKKSSSKRNESAPQTAAAPAVYYHDENQPTGPSYSGTHASNYSYQPMNPLVSREPATTSLGPPVYNPVNIHVNPPQPEVAAPGGLGAAPSLSLGSDCHSSDPEPKFELKGLAFPSAPPLSSDSAFCDVYTSDKLNFL; from the exons atGTTACTGTTGTACATGACTGTTTCCTGCGTCTTACTCG GTTCATCTGCCGGTATTCAGTATGAAGAGGTATGCTACGGCGGAAATTTCCGATTACCTTTTGATTATACGCCACCTGTTTTCAATGGACAGCTGTACTTCACTCCGAGTGATGGGGGATCCAGGAGGATAGTGATGGATAACGGGAAG GCGCAGGACCCACGCTTCAAGGTTTCCATTGGCTCAGTTCAATTCACAGActtgagagaaagagatgatggagcgttttctgtctcatttgaTGGCAATCGAATATTTGATGTCATCTCACTGAAAATTCTGG ACTGTGTTGACGAGATCAGAAGGAATTATGGGGATGCATACCGCCATGATGTTCCTAGACAGGCTGAATACCTGGAGTTCACGCCGCTTCGTGCTCTGGACCAGACGAAGGTCTTGTGGAATCGCACTGACCCTCAGACTaacaggagaggcagaggaccGGTGAAGCGTAACATGTTGGAGATTATCGGCCTCACTCAGGCAGACAGCGGCTACTACAACTTcaggaaaaaagacaacactTTGCTGTCGAGGATACTGCTCGCAGTGGAAG GGACCTATAGACGCTATGATGCAACGGTGTCTAAGCGGCTCTTCATCAAAAATCCAACTGCTGCTGACTCCTGGACTGTGACTTTAACTCCTGAGGGGGAAACGGAACCCAGAAGATTGATAAATGCAGGCCAACTGGAATGGTCAATGTCAAAGCTTTTTGCAAGGAGAATTACGCTTTTGCGTGATGGCATAGAGATTTACCCTGTGGAAAGCATAGACTCTGGCACCTTTGAGTTCAGAGACCCACAAGGCAATTTGGCCCAGactgtgcaggtggaggtagtGTATG AATCTGCTCCTACATTTGTCTATGTTGGTGTTGGTGTCGGGATTGTCTTTGCGGtgattttctgctgttgctgcgTGAGAAAGTGCTGTTGTAAAAAGAGCTCTTCTAAAAGGAACGAGTCTGCTCCTCAGACTGCAGCCGCACCTGCTGTGTATTACCAT GATGAGAATCAACCTACAGGCCCAAGTTACTCCGGTACACATGCTTCAAATTACTCTTATCAGCCGATGAATCCCCTTGTCTCTCGAGAACCTGCGACTACCTCCCTTGGGCCGCCG GTGTACAACCCAGTGAACATCCATGTGAACCCCCCTCAGCCCGag gTTGCAGCTCCAGGAGGGCTGGGAGCCGCTCCATCTCTTTCGCTCGGCTCTGACTGCCACTCCTCGGACCCCGAGCCAAAGTTTGAGCTCAAAGGACTGGCCTttccctctgccccccccctcagCTCAGACTCAGCTTTCTGTGATGTTTATACCTCTGATAAACTCAACTTTCTGTAA